The genomic interval GAATTAATGTAGGAATTagtaaaaacataaaatgatttaattagTAGTTGGAGAATTTAGAAAGAAGAAGGTGAACGAATCAAGGAATTACTGTTCGTGTAGAAAGGGGTGATGGaataattcttcttcttcttcttcttgttcgAAATCGAGGTCGTCGAGAATGTGTTGGATCTGGAATCCCTCTATTTCGGGAAATTCCTCCTCAATTTCAATCTCATCATCAATAATATCATCCATTTCCCACTCCCAGTTTCTTCGATTTTCGATCACACCTGCATCCTGTGTTGTGTTTTCAATCTGTCAGAGTCAGATcgaaattattattactacgTTATTACAGTGGATGATTTCAGTCAGTGAAATTAACCCTATTTTTAACCCTGTTTAACATTATTTAacctttttcaaaatatattgtgAAAAAAGAATATGCAACttcattaaacaaaatatatattcattccgatcacaaatataaaatcaaaatatacacgtatagtaaaaatatatttgacctaaatttaattaatttaataaactgtaataaattaataaaaaaaaaaaaaaaaacgcatCGGTCCAGTGATGAAGTTTCACAGTTTGACCCTCATCTCATCCAAAGTATACAATCAACATTCAAAGGTGCAGACGACGATAGACGAGGAGGAGTAAGAAGAAGAGAATATGAGTGTTGTTTCTCATTACGCGGTTCCCTCACGCTTCGTCCCTTCACTGTACCGTATACACTCACTCCTTTTACCCTTATCTTTATCCCCTCTTTTGGTTTTTcattaagttattattattacaacaACCAACAGGTCCTGTGCTGCTTCAACTATCATCCGTTCTCGTTTCAGAGCCACCATTCGATGTTGTACCACCCTATCCGATACTCACTCACACACTACCACTCCAACCTCTATAAAGTAACACTCCAATTCGCTCTTCCTTTCAATTTCACTGCCACTTCGTTTATTCAATTCAACTAACCTCTTCTCTTTCCACAGGAAACGAGTTGTTTCAGGAGTTCAACCTACTGGATCAATTCACCTTGGAAATTACTTTGGCGCCATCAAAAATTGGGTTTCCCTTCAGGTTTTTTACACTCAACCAAACTAGTCTTTTTTATTCAGTTATTACTActgttttcttttttactacTATAACTCTGTTTTGACTTGCATTTTTGTTACATTTCTTATTTGATATTTCTCACAACTCACATGTGAAAAACTTTGTTTAGTTGCTCAGCACCAAATTGCTATTTCATATGCACATTTTCCTCTACAAGTCGGTAGTGTTGAGTTAAGAACAGTGATTATGATGATAACCCTAGAATACTTGCTTATTGTGATTGAATACTTCATTAAGCACGCTTTTCTATTTTCTTGATCACAATTCatgcacttttttattttattttaaatctttcTATTGTTAGTGTAGGATATTGTGACTCATACAAATGAGTACGGTTTGCTTGTATTATATGTCTGAGTTAATTAAGTTTAGTCAAGCCTAGCACAAATTTTCTTATTCACAAATTTGCACCGACTTTTTAAGAATTGACATTGATTTCATTTTGCAGAATGTGTATGATACACTTTTCTTCATTGTGGATCTGCATGCGGTATGTTCATATTTCTGCTACTTAATTACTAGACTTATGAAACTCCTGGTGATGCCTTTGTCATTGTCTCATGGTTGTTGTTTGAGCTACATGTTCAAGCTCATATAACTAGAACTTTTGGTATGCATTATGCtgtgaaaaattaaaagatcttgaatttcataattttacttCTAAGTTCTACTTTTGTGCTGCTCATTAGCTTAAGTAGTTTACTATTCTGCTAGTGTGGGCTTGAATTGGACCATTTGCTATTTCTGGGACCAATGTAGATTGGCTTCATAAGTACTGCGGGTCAATTAATTTGAGGTTTCTAGTCGATGAGGCTGAGCAGGCCAAGCAAATTCACATATTTGTTTATTGCAGAGGATATTGATCAAGAATAATTTAAGCCACCTTTGTGCCAGTTTAGATGTCCATTAAGTTTAAAATTCAACCAGAATCGTCACAAATAGaatttgtttataatataaatagtaGCTCGACTTTGTAGGTCAAAGATGTGCAacataaaatatgaaatgtgGCCACTGGAAATTATATGGACACAAACTATGTAACACTGTCATGGGAATTATACACCTTTAAACACGATCTGGTTAATTGTATTGGTTTATGGAGAGGAATTTAAGGACTAACTTTTTGCTCCTTACTGTACTTACTGATTAAAGCCAACTTTCCTGTTATATATCATAGACATTGAATAATGTCCCATTTCTCACCCGTTCAGATTTTCTTGGACAGATTACATTGCCTCATGACACACAACAACTATCCAAGGATACAAAGTCAACTGCAGCCATTTACCTGGCATGTGGGGTGGATCCTTCAAAGGTTCTTTGCAACTTTTTCTCAGAtctttttaagaaataatatttgtgGTGGAAATGCCAGAACCATTGTCCATTGAGTATAAATGACATTCATTTCTGCAAACAGGCTTCAGTTTTTGTACAGTCTCATGTCCGTGCACATGTAGAATTGATGTGGCTGCTAAGTTCCATAACACCAATCGGTTGGCTGAACAGAATGATAcagtttaaagaaaaatctcGCAAGGCGGTGCGTTTATAGCTGTATGCATTTCTAATttccatttttaatttatttattatttttgctgTTTTGTAGATCTAATTTGCTttgcttaaattttatttttactatttcttacttcctaataacaatacaTTTCTTTCTTGACAGTGATCTTCTCAAATTAAGAttgttttactttattattgaaataaaagattTACTTCAAattgacattatttttttatattcgaAATTCTAAGATGGTTGTGGATGTGAGACTACTTCCGCACATATAATTTTACGAACAGTCagaaaaaataagtataaagTTTATATAAAGAAGATTTTGTTTTGAATGTACATAACTTGAGTGTGTGCCACATCCTTTTGAGCTTTTCTTACGCTTCAGTTCTCAATACTGCCAACTATTGTCATTTTTCGTTATTGCTCTTCAGCTAAAGGAAGGCAAACATTTCTGTTCAGATGTTTAGGCTTGATAACCGTGAAGagtattctaaattattaatgtctaagtttttatttattttattgtatttccATTAGATTGTACTACGTTTTCTTAACAGGGCccttttattttctctatttctccTCATATTGGCCTGTATTATTCATTGATTGGAATAACTAATATTTGGAATTGGATTTTAGGGGGACGATGAAGTTGGGGTTGCCCTTTTGACTTATCCTGTTCTGATGGCTTCTGATATACTTCTATATCAGGTGGTTTCCAACACTATacctcttatatttttttaagttacagTTTAAGTTTTATCTTATATTTCCCCTGATTTTATTATGTAATTTTGCTTGATTAGCTCTACTTTGCTTAAATTTTATGTAACTTTGCTTAAATTTTATGTAACTTAATTTGACTGTAACTTTGCTTGATTAGTTTTTGGTACCTTTGTAAATacattatgatattatattatatttagttatttaccTTGGGTAAGaaaaattcttataaaaattCAGCATGCATCTGCAGTCTGATTTTGTCCCTGTTGGTGAAGATCAAAAGCAGCATTTGGAGTTGACCCGTGACTTAGCTGAACGAGTTAATAATTTATATGGAGGAAGAAAGTGGAAGAAATTAGGCGGGTGAGGAAATATTTTTAGACTGGACATAATAACTATTCATTAGATGTAGTTAGAATTATTTAGCTTCATTTTTAGATTTATATTAGGCTTGACCACTCTTTTTTTTGTACATTTATGACAGCCGAGGTGGTGCTATATTTAAGGCAAGTTATATTTCTCCTCCCATTAGAATTCAGATGAATTGAAGTGCACATGAAATGTGTTTTTCCTAACAGTTTTATGGGATATAGGTTCCAGAACCCCTTATACCTCCAACTGGAGCCCGAATTATGTCCCTAACTGATGGCCTGTCGAAGGTTTGTTCAATATTTCCTCTTTCCNNNNNNNNNNNNNNNNNNNNNNNNNNNNNNNNNNNNNNNNNNNNNNNNNNNNNNNNNNNNNNNNNNNNNNNNNNNNNNNNNNNNNNNNNNNNNNNNNNNNNNNNNNNNNNNNNNNNNNNNNNNNNNNNNNNNNNNNNNNNNNNNNNNNNNNNNNNNNNNNNNNNNNNNNNNNNNNNNNNNNNNNNNNNNNNNNNNNNNNNNNNNNNNNNNNNNNNNNNNNNNNNNNNNNNNNNNNNNNNNNNNNNNNNNNNNNNNNNNNNNNNNNNNNNNNNNNNNNNNNNNNNNNNNNNNNNNNNNNNNNNNNNNNNNNNNNNNNNNNNNNNNNNNNNNNNNNNNNNNNNNNNNNNNNNNNNNNNNNNNNNNNNNNNNNNNNNNNNNNNNNNNNNNNNNNNNNNNNNNNNNNNNNNNNNNNNNNNNNNNNNNNNNNNNNNNNNNNNNNNNNNNNNNNNNNNNNNNNNNNNNNNNNNNNNNNNNNNNNNNNNNNNNNNNNNNNNNNNNNNNNNNNNNNNNNNNNNNNNNNNNNNNNNNNNNNNNNNNNNNNNNNNNNNNNNNNNNNNNNNNNNNNNNNNNNNNNNNNNNNNNNNNNNNNNNNNNNNNNNNNNNNNNNNNNNNNNNNNNNNNNNNNNNNNNNNNNNNNNNNNNNNNNNNNNNNNNNNNNNNNNNNNNNNNNNNNNNNNNNNNNNNNNNNNNNNNNNNNNNNNNNNNNNNNNNNNNNNNNNNNNNNNNNNNNNNNNNNNNNNNNNNNNNNNNNNNNNNNNNNNNNNNNNNNNNNNNNNNNNNNNNNNNNNNNNNNNNNNNNNNNNNNNNNNNNNNNNNNNNNNNNNNNNNNNNNNNNNNNNNNNNNNNNNNNNNNNNNNNNNNNNNNNNNNNNNNNNNNNNNNNNNNNNNNNNNNNNNNNNNNNNNNNNNNNNNNNNNNNNNNNNNNNNNNNNNNNNNNNNNNNNNNNNNNNNNNNNNNNNNNNNNNNNNNNNNNNNNNNNNNNNNNNNNNNNNNNNNNNNNNNNNNNNNNNNNNNNNNNNNNNNNNNNNNNNNNNNNNNNNNNNNNNNNNNNNNNNNNNNNNNNNNNNNNNNNNNNNNNNNNNNNNNNNNNNNNNNNNNNNNNNNNNNNNNNNNNNNNNNNNNNNNNNNNNNNNNNNNNNNNNNNNNNNNNNNNNNNNNNNNNNNNNNNNNNNNNNNNNNNNNNNNNNNNNNNNNNNNNNNNNNNNNNNNNNNNNNNNNNNNNNNNNNNNNNNNNNNNNNNNNNNNNNNNNNNNNNNNNNNNNNNNNNNNNNNNNNNNNNNNNNNNNNNNNNNNNNNNNNNNNNNNNNNNNNNNNNNNNNNNNNNNNNNNNNNNNNNNNNNNNNNNNNNNNNNNNNNNNNNNNNNNNNNNNNNNNNNNNNNNNNNNNNNNNNNNNNNNNNNNNNNNNNNNNNNNNNNNNNNNNNNNNNNNNNNNNNNNNNNNNNNNNNNNNNNNNNNNNNNNNNNNNNNNNNNNNNNNNNNNNNNNNNNNNNNNNNNNNNNNNNNNNNNNNNNNNNNNNNNNNNNNNNNNNNNNNNNNNNNNNNNNNNNNNNNNNNNNNNNNNNNNNNNNNNNNNNNNNNNNNNNNNNNNNNNNNNNNNNNNNNNNNNNNNNNNNNNNNNNNNNNNNNNNNNNNNNNNNNNNNNNNNNNNNNNNNNNNNNNNNNNNNNNNNNNNNNNNNNNNNNNNNNNNNNNNNNNNNNNNNNNNNNNNNNNNNNNNNNNNNNNNNNNNNNNNNNNNNNNNNNNNNNNNNNNNNNNNNNNNNNNNNNNNNNNNNNNNNNNNNNNNNNNNNNNNNNNNNNNNNNNNNNNNNNNNNNNNNNNNNNNNNNNNNNNNNNNNNNNNNNNNNNNNNNNNNNNNNNNNNNNNNNNNNNNNNNNNNNNNNNNNNNNNNNNNNNNNNNNNNNNNNNNNNNNNNNNNNNNNNNNNNNNNNNNNNNNNNNNNNNNNNNNNNNNNNNNNNNNNNNNNNNNNNNNNNNNNNNNNNNNNNNNNNNNNNNNNNNNNNNNNNNNNNNNNNNNNNNNNNNNNNNNNNNNNNNNNNNNNNNNNNNNNNNNNNNNNNNNNNNNNNNNNNNNNNNNNNNNNNNNNNNNNNNNNNNNNNNNNNN from Cicer arietinum cultivar CDC Frontier isolate Library 1 chromosome 5, Cicar.CDCFrontier_v2.0, whole genome shotgun sequence carries:
- the LOC101500971 gene encoding tryptophan--tRNA ligase, chloroplastic/mitochondrial; the encoded protein is MSVVSHYAVPSRFVPSLSCAASTIIRSRFRATIRCCTTLSDTHSHTTTPTSIKKRVVSGVQPTGSIHLGNYFGAIKNWVSLQNVYDTLFFIVDLHAITLPHDTQQLSKDTKSTAAIYLACGVDPSKASVFVQSHVRAHVELMWLLSSITPIGWLNRMIQFKEKSRKAGDDEVGVALLTYPVLMASDILLYQSDFVPVGEDQKQHLELTRDLAERVNNLYGGRKWKKLGGRGGAIFKVPEPLIPPTGARIMSLTDGLSKMSKSAPSDQSRINILDPKDLIANKIKRCKTDSLPCLEFDNPERPECNNLLSIYQLASGKTKEEIVQECQNMNWGTFKPLLTDALIDHLQPIQVRYEELMSDSGYLDKVLEEGARNAADIADATLHNVYQAMGFLRRH